A single region of the Chionomys nivalis chromosome 5, mChiNiv1.1, whole genome shotgun sequence genome encodes:
- the Fbxo28 gene encoding F-box only protein 28, translated as MAAASEERMAEEGGGSHGDGGSCSASGSAQRQPPPTPSQAPQPGSQAPAAPALAPDHLPQNNTLVALPIVAIENILSFMSYDEISQLRLVCKRMDLVCQRMLNQGFLKVERYHNLCQKQVKAQLPRRESERRNHSLARHADILAAVETRLSLLNMTFMKYVDSNLCCFIPGKVIDEIYRVLRYVNSTRAPQRAHEVLQELRDISSMAMEYFDEKIVPILKRKLPGSDVSGRLMGSPPVPGPSAALTTMQLFSKQNPSRQEVTKLQQQVKTNGAGVTVLRRDISELRTKVQEQQKQLQDQDQKLLEQTQIIGEQNARLAELERKLREVMESAVGTSSGSGQGEDSPRKRRKATEAIDSLRKSKRLRNRK; from the exons ATGGCGGCGGCGTCTGAGGAGcggatggctgaggaaggaggcgGCAGCCACGGCGACGGCGGCTCCTGTTCGGCCTCCGGCTCCGCTCAGCGACAGCCCCCGCCGACCCCGTCGCAGGCCCCGCAGCCGGGATCCCAGGCACCCGCGGCGCCCGCGCTGGCTCCGGACcacctgcctcaaaacaacacacTGGTGGCGCTGCCCATCGTAGCCATCGAGAACATACTCAGCTTTATGTCCTACGACGAAATTAGCCAGCTACGCCTG GTTTGTAAAAGAATGGACTTGGTCTGTCAGAGAATGTTGAATCAGGGATTTCTGAAAGTGGAGAGGTACCACAATCTATGTCAGAAGCAAGTCAAAGCACAACTGCCAAG GAGAGAGTCAGAAAGGAGAAACCATTCCTTAGCTCGTCATGCAGATATCCTTGCTGCCGTGGAAACAAGGCTGTCACTGTTAAATATGACTTTCATGAAGTATGTGGACTCCAACCTCTGTTGCTTCATACCAGGAAAG GTGATTGATGAGATTTACCGTGTACTGAGATACGTCAATTCTACCAGAGCCCCTCAGCGAGCCCATGAAGTGCTGCAGGAGCTACGGGACATCTCCTCCATGGCCATGGAGTACTTTGATGAGAAGATTGTTCCCATTCTGAAGAGGAAGTTACCGGGATCAGATGTGTCTGGAAGACTCATGGGCTCTCCTCCAG TTCCCGGACCATCTGCAGCCCTGACGACAATGCAGCTCTTCTCCAAGCAGAACCCTTCAAGACAGGAGGTCACCAAGCTCCAGCAGCAGGTTAAAACCAATGGTGCTGGTGTGACTGTCCTCAGGCGTGACATTTCCGAGCTCCGCACCAAAGTGCAAGAACAGCAGAAACAGCTTCAAGACCAAGACCAGAAACTGCTAGAGCAGACCCAGATCATAGGTGAACAGAACGCACGGTTGGCAGAGCTGGAGCGGAAGCTTCGAGAAGTCATGGAAAGTGCAGTAGGAACATCCTCAGGTTCTGGGCAGGGTGAGGACTCTCCTCGGAAACGAAGGAAGGCGACAGAAGCCATAGACTCTCTTAGGAAATCCAAACGACTTCGGAACAGGAAGTAA